In Electrophorus electricus isolate fEleEle1 chromosome 14, fEleEle1.pri, whole genome shotgun sequence, a single window of DNA contains:
- the cdc42ep4b gene encoding cdc42 effector protein 4 isoform X2, which translates to MISAPLGDFRHTMHVGRGGDAFGDTSFLSSRCAEPTQVPQLEESGSPKQGLLARTFRGSRRSHSASRAGRPDDSKPAPPGGSPGYVKNTVSLPYLIDQCAAQARVTELHPPRYVSSSPAKKLPEASDKPANGPTMPAVRDAELVERDFGELTDLPVMSAPPGGVMKHAESMMSFHIDLGPSMLGDILSIMDRKGDTGPGYEEEPDAPVPWPFSEPVEEAEPPVPRLRHAPASPYMPGFHGRTAQPHPDRCVFGSGSVEESPHKVNVAPRARDDRDFSFMDEDDDEDEIRV; encoded by the coding sequence ATGATCAGCGCCCCGTTGGGAGACTTCCGGCACACCATGCACGTGGGCCGTGGGGGGGATGCATTCGGAGACACGTCGTTCCTGAGCAGCCGGTGTGCGGAGCCCACACAGGTCCCACAGCTGGAGGAGAGCGGCTCGCCCAAGCAGGGTCTCCTCGCACGCACCTTCCGCGGCAGCAGGCGCTCCCATTCCGCCAGCCGCGCTGGCAGGCCCGATGACTCCAAACCGGCGCCCCCCGGCGGCTCCCCCGGGTACGTGAAGAACACCGTCTCATTGCCGTACCTGATCGACCAGTGCGCCGCTCAAGCCAGAGTAACCGAACTTCATCCCCCCCGGTACGTCTCCTCCAGCCCTGCGAAGAAGCTTCCGGAAGCCAGCGACAAGCCGGCCAACGGGCCGACTATGCCGGCTGTGCGGGACGCGGAGCTGGTTGAGCGGGACTTTGGTGAACTGACTGACCTTCCTGTGATGTCGGCGCCCCCAGGTGGTGTGATGAAGCATGCTGAATCTATGATGTCCTTCCACATTGACTTGGGCCCCTCGATGTTAGGGGACATCCTCAGCATCATGGACAGGAAGGGGGACACAGGCCCGGGCTATGAGGAGGAGCCAGATGCACCTGTGCCCTGGCCCTTCAGTGAGCCagtggaggaggcggagcctccGGTGCCCAGGCTAAGACACGCCCCCGCCAGCCCCTACATGCCTGGGTTTCACGGCCGTACAGCACAACCGCATCCGGATAGATGTGTGTTCGGCTCCGGATCTGTGGAGGAGAGTCCACACAAGGTGAACGTGGCGCCCAGAGCCCGGGACGACAGGGACTTCTCCTTCATGGAcgaggatgatgatgaagatgagatCAGAGTGTGA
- the cdc42ep4b gene encoding cdc42 effector protein 4 isoform X1, with protein sequence MPILKQLVSGSSQAKRRSRTDLTAEMISAPLGDFRHTMHVGRGGDAFGDTSFLSSRCAEPTQVPQLEESGSPKQGLLARTFRGSRRSHSASRAGRPDDSKPAPPGGSPGYVKNTVSLPYLIDQCAAQARVTELHPPRYVSSSPAKKLPEASDKPANGPTMPAVRDAELVERDFGELTDLPVMSAPPGGVMKHAESMMSFHIDLGPSMLGDILSIMDRKGDTGPGYEEEPDAPVPWPFSEPVEEAEPPVPRLRHAPASPYMPGFHGRTAQPHPDRCVFGSGSVEESPHKVNVAPRARDDRDFSFMDEDDDEDEIRV encoded by the coding sequence ATGCCGATCCTGAAACAGCTTGTGTCGGGTTCGTCGCAGGCTAAGCGGCGTTCCCGGACTGACCTGACAGCCGAGATGATCAGCGCCCCGTTGGGAGACTTCCGGCACACCATGCACGTGGGCCGTGGGGGGGATGCATTCGGAGACACGTCGTTCCTGAGCAGCCGGTGTGCGGAGCCCACACAGGTCCCACAGCTGGAGGAGAGCGGCTCGCCCAAGCAGGGTCTCCTCGCACGCACCTTCCGCGGCAGCAGGCGCTCCCATTCCGCCAGCCGCGCTGGCAGGCCCGATGACTCCAAACCGGCGCCCCCCGGCGGCTCCCCCGGGTACGTGAAGAACACCGTCTCATTGCCGTACCTGATCGACCAGTGCGCCGCTCAAGCCAGAGTAACCGAACTTCATCCCCCCCGGTACGTCTCCTCCAGCCCTGCGAAGAAGCTTCCGGAAGCCAGCGACAAGCCGGCCAACGGGCCGACTATGCCGGCTGTGCGGGACGCGGAGCTGGTTGAGCGGGACTTTGGTGAACTGACTGACCTTCCTGTGATGTCGGCGCCCCCAGGTGGTGTGATGAAGCATGCTGAATCTATGATGTCCTTCCACATTGACTTGGGCCCCTCGATGTTAGGGGACATCCTCAGCATCATGGACAGGAAGGGGGACACAGGCCCGGGCTATGAGGAGGAGCCAGATGCACCTGTGCCCTGGCCCTTCAGTGAGCCagtggaggaggcggagcctccGGTGCCCAGGCTAAGACACGCCCCCGCCAGCCCCTACATGCCTGGGTTTCACGGCCGTACAGCACAACCGCATCCGGATAGATGTGTGTTCGGCTCCGGATCTGTGGAGGAGAGTCCACACAAGGTGAACGTGGCGCCCAGAGCCCGGGACGACAGGGACTTCTCCTTCATGGAcgaggatgatgatgaagatgagatCAGAGTGTGA